One segment of Halococcus salsus DNA contains the following:
- the mutS gene encoding DNA mismatch repair protein MutS, with amino-acid sequence MDAALGPPAAMADHGDDLTPMMTQYVELCERYDDALVLFQMGDFYEAFCDAAEVVSRELEVALTQREDSTGTYPMAGVPVRSAASSVETLLDAGYRVAIAEQVEDAEEATGVVDRAVTRVVTPGTVVEDELLAPGSANYVACLASETEDGEGAYAVAVVDVSTGEFRVTSADSREGVRDELDRFAPKEALLASEFDGEFDLDCMVTPHDPDAFAVETARERLESVVSRPEAVVENDAELRAAGALLAYAAHTQTTDGALDHVTRLTRDDPRDRLELDATALRSLGVFENPSGSDDHTLVDVLDETSCALGRRTLVRWLRRPLQDRAEIEARLDAVAELTHASLVREELRDLLRDVYDIERLVGTVSRRRANARDLRALKATLDVVPAIRETLSEADSTLLADSRADLDGLDDVRGLIGRAIREEPPTEITEGGVIARGFDDDLDELRTNAREGREWVEGLEERERERTGIDSLSVGHNEVHGFYIEVTNPNLDAVPEEYTRRQTLKNSERFYTPELKRREDEILGASERADAREHRLFREVREEVASETERLQALADTLAALDTLATLAHVAVENRYTRPELGHDGVAIRDGRHPVVERGTEFVPNDVDLREERFAVITGPNMSGKSTYMRQVALIQLLAQVGSFVPASEANLPVVDRIFTRIGASDDIAGGESTFMREMTELTAVLHDATRDSLVLLDEVGRGTSTTDGEAIARAVTEFIHDEVGATTLFATHYHDLARLGDELDGVRTLHFAVEGDPDAGDGTGSEGVTFLHTVAEGSASASYGIEVARLAGVPESVVERSRDLVARGTGSSEPTTDETNEPGEEQHSVEDGTEAGDEAAIPPETVAELRELRVAELTPVEALVRLDALKRRFDDQDN; translated from the coding sequence ATGGACGCCGCGCTCGGACCGCCGGCCGCGATGGCCGACCACGGCGACGACCTCACGCCGATGATGACCCAGTACGTCGAGCTGTGCGAGCGCTACGACGACGCTCTGGTGCTCTTTCAGATGGGGGACTTCTACGAGGCCTTCTGTGACGCGGCGGAAGTGGTCTCGCGCGAACTCGAAGTCGCGCTGACCCAGCGCGAGGACAGCACCGGCACCTACCCGATGGCCGGGGTCCCGGTCAGAAGCGCGGCCTCGTCGGTCGAAACCCTGCTCGATGCGGGTTATCGCGTCGCGATCGCCGAGCAGGTCGAGGACGCGGAGGAGGCCACGGGAGTCGTCGATCGGGCGGTCACGCGGGTCGTGACCCCCGGAACGGTGGTCGAGGACGAACTCCTCGCCCCCGGTTCCGCGAACTACGTCGCGTGTCTCGCGAGCGAGACCGAGGACGGCGAGGGTGCGTACGCCGTCGCGGTCGTCGACGTCTCCACGGGGGAGTTCCGGGTCACGAGCGCCGACTCGCGCGAGGGGGTCCGGGACGAACTCGATCGGTTCGCCCCCAAGGAGGCCCTGCTCGCGTCCGAGTTCGACGGGGAGTTCGACCTCGACTGCATGGTGACGCCCCACGACCCGGACGCGTTCGCGGTCGAGACCGCCCGCGAGCGGCTCGAAAGCGTGGTCTCACGGCCCGAGGCCGTCGTCGAGAACGACGCCGAGCTCCGTGCCGCGGGGGCGCTGCTCGCCTACGCCGCCCACACCCAGACCACCGACGGCGCGCTCGACCACGTCACCCGACTCACTCGGGACGACCCACGGGACCGCCTCGAACTCGACGCCACCGCGCTCCGGAGCCTCGGGGTCTTCGAGAACCCGTCCGGGAGCGACGACCACACCCTCGTCGACGTGCTCGACGAGACCTCGTGTGCGCTCGGCCGCCGAACGCTCGTCCGGTGGCTCCGACGACCGCTCCAGGACCGCGCCGAGATCGAAGCTCGTCTCGACGCCGTCGCGGAGTTGACGCACGCGTCGCTGGTTCGTGAGGAGCTCCGCGACCTGCTCCGGGACGTCTACGACATCGAACGCCTCGTCGGGACGGTCTCGCGCCGGCGGGCGAACGCCCGCGACCTCCGCGCGCTGAAAGCCACCCTCGACGTCGTCCCGGCGATCCGCGAGACCCTCTCCGAGGCCGATTCGACGCTGCTCGCCGACTCGCGGGCCGACCTCGACGGGCTCGACGACGTCCGAGGGTTGATCGGCCGGGCGATCCGCGAGGAACCGCCGACCGAGATCACAGAGGGCGGTGTCATCGCGCGGGGGTTCGACGACGACCTCGACGAGCTCCGGACGAACGCGCGCGAGGGCCGCGAGTGGGTCGAGGGCCTGGAGGAGCGCGAACGCGAGCGGACCGGGATCGACTCGCTCTCGGTGGGTCACAACGAGGTCCACGGCTTCTACATCGAGGTCACGAACCCGAACCTCGACGCGGTGCCCGAGGAGTACACCCGGCGGCAGACGTTGAAGAACTCAGAACGGTTCTACACCCCCGAACTCAAGCGCCGCGAGGACGAGATCCTGGGGGCCTCCGAGCGCGCCGACGCCCGCGAACACCGCCTCTTTCGCGAGGTTCGCGAGGAGGTCGCAAGTGAGACCGAACGCCTCCAGGCGCTCGCCGACACCCTCGCCGCGCTCGACACCCTCGCGACGTTGGCCCACGTCGCGGTCGAGAACCGATACACCAGACCCGAACTCGGCCACGACGGGGTCGCGATCCGGGACGGTCGCCACCCGGTGGTCGAGCGCGGAACCGAGTTCGTCCCGAACGACGTCGACCTCCGCGAGGAGCGGTTCGCGGTCATCACCGGGCCGAACATGTCCGGGAAGTCGACCTACATGCGTCAGGTCGCGCTGATCCAGCTGCTCGCCCAGGTCGGGAGTTTCGTGCCGGCGAGCGAGGCGAACCTCCCGGTCGTGGACCGGATCTTCACCCGTATCGGGGCCTCCGACGACATCGCGGGCGGTGAGTCCACCTTCATGCGCGAGATGACCGAACTCACCGCGGTGCTCCACGACGCGACGCGCGACTCGCTCGTCCTCCTCGACGAGGTGGGACGGGGCACCTCGACCACCGACGGCGAGGCCATCGCCCGCGCGGTCACGGAGTTCATCCACGACGAGGTCGGCGCGACCACGCTGTTCGCGACCCACTACCACGACCTCGCGCGGCTCGGCGACGAACTCGACGGGGTGCGAACCCTCCACTTCGCCGTCGAGGGCGACCCCGACGCGGGAGACGGGACGGGGTCGGAGGGCGTGACCTTCCTCCACACGGTGGCCGAGGGGAGCGCGTCGGCCTCCTACGGGATCGAGGTCGCGCGGCTGGCGGGGGTCCCCGAGTCGGTCGTCGAGCGTTCGCGCGACCTCGTCGCCCGCGGAACTGGGAGTTCCGAACCGACGACCGACGAGACGAACGAGCCAGGTGAGGAACAGCACTCGGTCGAGGACGGGACCGAAGCGGGCGACGAAGCCGCTATACCGCCGGAGACCGTAGCCGAGCTACGCGAGCTTCGGGTGGCCGAACTGACACCGGTGGAGGCGCTCGTCCGGCTCGACGCGCTCAAACGACGATTCGATGACCAGGATAACTGA
- the mutL gene encoding DNA mismatch repair endonuclease MutL, giving the protein MTRITELDTETVERIAAGEVVTRPASVVVELVENALDAGAESVEITIENAGLDLIRVADDGHGMAREDAALSVERHTTSKISGVADVERISTLGFRGEALPSIAHAARLELTTKHEESGVAGTRVVVDGDEKRVTAAGRAVGTTVSVRDLFERIPARRKSLAQPKREFARVSEAVTGYALTHPAVRFSLTHDGRSVVSTPGSGSYTDAVLGVYGRETASESTTVEHRTDGVAVRGLLVYPSITRANPTHVTTAVNGRTLRDGTIRGAIREGYGSLLPDGRHPVAVVDVSLPPEEVNANVHPAKEAVAFHDPDAVASAVERAVSEALSTEDLSRTADLALDLDAAVDDVGESAFESIAVIGQFRELYLLCEADDDLLVVDQHAAHERINYERLRAAVGDGGSDDETGQPGVESADIEPRRLPLTASEAALAETHRDDLAAVGFRFETDGASLRVTGVPAPLGRVASPEALRDALDALAAGEEPTDPRDELLKAFACHPSLTAGDALTTEEATQLVRRLGACEQAFACPHGRPTVLRIDEAAFARGFERPNTRF; this is encoded by the coding sequence ATGACCAGGATAACTGAACTCGACACCGAGACGGTCGAACGCATCGCGGCCGGCGAGGTCGTCACCCGGCCCGCGAGCGTCGTGGTCGAACTCGTCGAGAACGCGCTCGACGCGGGGGCCGAGTCGGTCGAGATAACCATCGAGAACGCGGGGCTCGACCTGATCCGCGTGGCCGACGACGGGCACGGCATGGCCCGCGAGGACGCGGCGCTTTCGGTCGAGCGCCACACCACGAGCAAGATCAGCGGGGTGGCGGACGTCGAACGGATCTCGACCCTCGGCTTCCGGGGCGAGGCGCTCCCGAGCATCGCCCACGCCGCGCGGCTCGAACTCACGACCAAGCACGAGGAGAGCGGCGTCGCCGGCACCCGAGTGGTGGTCGACGGTGACGAGAAGCGCGTGACGGCGGCGGGGCGAGCGGTGGGGACCACGGTCTCCGTGCGAGACCTGTTCGAGCGGATCCCCGCCCGGCGGAAGTCGCTGGCCCAGCCCAAACGGGAGTTCGCGCGGGTCAGCGAGGCGGTCACGGGCTACGCGCTGACCCACCCCGCGGTGCGGTTCTCGCTGACCCACGACGGCCGAAGCGTGGTCTCGACGCCGGGGTCAGGGAGCTACACCGACGCCGTCCTCGGTGTCTACGGTCGCGAGACCGCCAGCGAGAGCACGACCGTCGAACACCGCACGGACGGGGTCGCGGTGCGTGGGCTCCTCGTCTATCCGTCGATAACCCGGGCGAACCCCACCCACGTGACCACCGCGGTCAACGGCCGCACGCTCCGGGACGGCACGATTAGGGGCGCGATCCGGGAGGGCTATGGCAGCCTGCTCCCCGACGGCCGACATCCGGTCGCCGTCGTCGACGTCTCGCTCCCCCCGGAGGAGGTCAACGCCAACGTCCACCCCGCGAAGGAGGCGGTCGCGTTTCACGACCCGGACGCGGTCGCGAGCGCCGTCGAGCGGGCGGTTTCGGAGGCGCTCTCGACCGAGGACCTCTCGCGGACCGCCGACCTCGCCCTCGACCTCGACGCCGCGGTGGACGACGTCGGGGAGTCGGCGTTCGAGTCCATCGCGGTGATCGGCCAGTTCCGCGAGCTCTACTTGCTCTGTGAGGCCGACGACGACCTCCTCGTGGTCGACCAGCACGCCGCCCACGAGCGGATCAACTACGAACGCCTCCGGGCGGCGGTCGGCGATGGCGGTTCGGACGACGAAACGGGTCAGCCGGGCGTCGAGTCCGCCGATATCGAACCGCGACGGCTCCCGCTCACGGCGAGCGAGGCGGCGCTCGCCGAAACACACAGGGACGACCTCGCCGCGGTCGGCTTCCGGTTCGAGACCGATGGGGCGTCACTGCGGGTCACGGGCGTGCCAGCGCCCCTCGGTCGGGTCGCGAGCCCCGAGGCGCTCCGCGACGCGCTCGACGCGCTCGCCGCGGGTGAGGAGCCCACCGACCCGCGCGACGAGCTACTGAAGGCGTTCGCGTGTCACCCCTCGCTCACGGCCGGCGACGCGCTGACGACCGAGGAGGCGACCCAGCTCGTGCGGCGGCTCGGGGCGTGCGAGCAGGCCTTCGCGTGCCCCCACGGCCGGCCGACCGTGCTCCGGATCGACGAGGCGGCGTTCGCGCGCGGGTTCGAGCGGCCGAACACCCGATTCTGA
- a CDS encoding RAD55 family ATPase, whose protein sequence is MATSLPTGIDVLDQRLGGGVPPGSVVALCAPPASQAELLLAEFMGPRETLYLALDRTERAVTDGLRRTTTETGDPDVRAVPDENRVDHVLERLGDRPRDSTVIVDHHTVIETEEPDCVSEFVTRLRRHLTETGGVAVLYCLDGDPVPERRATTLHSADVVFRLTVDVVGATVDTRLAVPKVRGGRALTETLKLQLTDRVTVDTSRDIA, encoded by the coding sequence ATGGCGACCTCTCTGCCGACCGGCATCGACGTGCTCGACCAACGGCTCGGGGGCGGCGTCCCGCCGGGCAGCGTCGTCGCGCTGTGTGCGCCGCCGGCGAGCCAAGCCGAGCTCCTGCTCGCCGAGTTCATGGGCCCGCGCGAGACGTTGTATCTCGCCCTCGACCGGACGGAGCGCGCGGTCACGGACGGTCTCCGTCGAACCACGACCGAGACGGGCGACCCGGACGTTCGGGCCGTTCCCGACGAGAATCGGGTCGACCACGTGCTCGAACGTCTCGGGGACCGTCCCCGGGATTCGACGGTGATCGTCGACCACCACACCGTGATCGAGACCGAGGAACCCGACTGCGTCTCCGAGTTCGTGACCCGACTCCGTCGCCATCTCACGGAAACCGGGGGCGTCGCGGTGCTCTACTGCCTCGACGGCGACCCGGTCCCGGAGCGCCGGGCGACCACCCTCCACAGTGCCGACGTGGTCTTCCGGCTCACCGTCGACGTCGTGGGAGCGACGGTCGACACCCGGCTCGCGGTGCCGAAGGTCCGTGGCGGTCGCGCGCTCACCGAGACCCTCAAACTCCAGCTCACCGACCGGGTCACGGTGGACACGAGCCGCGACATCGCGTAG
- a CDS encoding FKBP-type peptidyl-prolyl cis-trans isomerase, with product MTDDEAETDADATETEESAAADETEATGIQEGDFVRLSYTARTVENDQLVDTTDEEVAEEEGVADQQESFEPRVIAVGAGHLFDAVEEDFIGGEPGDSGTVTVPAVEAFGEYDEGEVRTVSADRIPEDDRYPGGHVDIDGQHGHVETIIGGRARVDFNHPLAGSDVEYDYEVLDVVEDRVEQAKGMLSMYFDADLDMRIETDEVEEEQLVESEDDDEESEPEFETETVEKETLYIEQSPQLQFDQQWMMGKQQILGDLIDRLDLDRVVVEEVIDGSGGMMGGMGGMMGGMGGGGGEADMEAIEEELADADVDLDDVTEELDEADASE from the coding sequence ATGACCGACGACGAGGCCGAGACGGACGCCGACGCCACCGAGACCGAGGAATCGGCGGCCGCCGACGAAACCGAAGCCACGGGAATCCAGGAGGGCGATTTCGTTCGACTCTCCTACACCGCACGCACCGTCGAGAACGACCAGCTGGTCGACACCACCGACGAGGAGGTCGCCGAGGAGGAGGGCGTCGCCGACCAGCAGGAGAGCTTCGAGCCCCGCGTCATCGCGGTCGGGGCGGGCCACCTCTTCGACGCCGTCGAGGAGGACTTCATCGGCGGCGAACCCGGCGACTCGGGGACGGTCACGGTGCCGGCGGTCGAGGCCTTCGGCGAGTACGACGAGGGTGAGGTCAGAACTGTGAGCGCCGACCGCATCCCCGAGGACGACCGCTATCCGGGCGGCCACGTCGACATCGACGGCCAGCACGGCCACGTCGAGACCATCATCGGCGGGCGGGCGCGGGTCGACTTCAACCACCCGCTCGCGGGCTCGGACGTCGAGTACGACTACGAGGTGCTCGACGTGGTCGAGGACCGCGTCGAGCAGGCCAAGGGGATGCTCTCGATGTACTTCGACGCCGACCTCGACATGCGGATCGAGACCGACGAGGTCGAGGAGGAGCAGCTCGTCGAGTCCGAGGACGACGACGAGGAGAGCGAACCCGAGTTCGAGACGGAGACGGTGGAAAAGGAGACCCTCTACATCGAGCAGTCGCCCCAGCTCCAGTTCGACCAGCAGTGGATGATGGGCAAACAGCAGATCCTGGGCGACCTCATCGACCGGCTCGACCTCGACCGCGTGGTCGTCGAGGAGGTCATCGACGGCTCGGGCGGCATGATGGGCGGCATGGGTGGGATGATGGGCGGCATGGGCGGCGGTGGTGGCGAGGCCGACATGGAAGCCATCGAGGAGGAGCTCGCGGACGCGGACGTCGACCTCGACGACGTCACCGAGGAGCTCGACGAGGCCGACGCGAGCGAGTAA
- a CDS encoding TetR/AcrR family transcriptional regulator, translated as MGDTTDEAGSADGAEDETGTEHEAIMRATYRALCRHGAVDLTVQSIADEFEKSKSLIFYHYDSKEDLLSSFLGYLIARFETQVAVTENDDPAERLRETIDALVYGPDDHEAFQTAMLELRSQAAHNEVYREQFRTNDVYVLDLFEAMIEDGIERGVFAPVDPERTATMLLTIIDGARTRWVVLGDEAVLETAHGLLEEYLETTLYADADA; from the coding sequence ATGGGGGATACGACCGACGAAGCGGGATCGGCCGACGGTGCGGAGGACGAGACGGGAACCGAACACGAGGCGATCATGCGGGCGACCTACCGCGCGTTGTGTCGTCACGGCGCGGTGGACCTCACCGTCCAGTCGATCGCCGACGAGTTCGAGAAGAGCAAGTCGTTGATCTTCTATCACTACGACTCGAAGGAGGACCTGCTGTCGTCGTTTCTGGGCTACCTCATCGCGCGGTTCGAGACGCAGGTGGCCGTGACCGAGAACGACGACCCCGCCGAACGGCTCCGGGAGACGATCGACGCGCTGGTCTACGGTCCGGACGACCACGAGGCGTTCCAGACCGCGATGCTCGAACTCCGCTCCCAGGCCGCCCACAACGAGGTCTACCGCGAACAGTTCCGGACGAACGACGTCTACGTCCTCGACCTGTTCGAGGCGATGATCGAGGACGGCATCGAGCGGGGCGTCTTCGCTCCCGTCGACCCCGAGCGCACCGCGACGATGCTGCTCACCATCATCGACGGCGCACGGACCCGCTGGGTGGTGCTCGGCGACGAGGCGGTACTCGAAACCGCCCACGGGCTGCTCGAAGAGTACCTCGAAACCACGCTCTACGCCGATGCGGACGCGTGA
- a CDS encoding amphi-Trp domain-containing protein produces the protein MADTTTASESLSNEAAAERLEALASELRQEDGGIQVEVGNKSVSLAPSGDIDYDIEVAEREPMLGSKHESVTIELEWTTDE, from the coding sequence ATGGCCGACACCACCACCGCGAGCGAGTCCCTCTCGAACGAGGCGGCCGCCGAGCGGCTCGAAGCCCTCGCGAGCGAACTCCGGCAGGAGGACGGCGGGATCCAGGTCGAGGTGGGCAACAAGTCCGTCTCGCTCGCCCCCTCGGGCGACATCGACTACGACATCGAGGTCGCCGAGCGCGAACCGATGCTCGGCAGCAAGCACGAATCGGTCACCATCGAGCTCGAGTGGACGACCGACGAGTGA
- the cyaB gene encoding class IV adenylate cyclase yields MYEVELKVRTAHDPVRERLASLDAEPLGTVRQVDTYYDAPDRSFAETDEALRIRTESTDDDERTRVTYKGPLVEAASKTRIEHETGVGDREAMAGVFDGLGFSPAATVEKDRDRFSCGEYTVALDTIRGLGEFVEVEREVADESAVADARDGARELLTDLDCDPDTQIRTSYLGLLLDADADSPPTEDN; encoded by the coding sequence ATGTACGAAGTCGAACTCAAAGTCCGCACCGCCCACGACCCGGTTCGCGAACGGCTCGCCTCGCTCGATGCGGAGCCGCTCGGCACGGTCCGCCAGGTCGACACCTACTACGACGCCCCGGACCGCTCGTTCGCCGAGACCGACGAGGCCCTCCGCATCAGAACCGAGTCGACCGACGACGACGAGCGGACTCGGGTGACCTACAAGGGACCGCTGGTCGAGGCGGCCTCGAAGACCCGGATCGAGCACGAGACGGGGGTCGGTGACCGCGAAGCGATGGCGGGCGTGTTCGACGGGCTCGGTTTCTCGCCCGCGGCCACGGTCGAGAAGGACCGCGATCGGTTCTCGTGTGGGGAGTACACCGTCGCGCTCGATACCATCCGCGGGCTCGGCGAGTTCGTGGAGGTCGAACGCGAGGTCGCGGACGAGTCGGCCGTCGCGGACGCCCGTGACGGCGCGCGCGAGCTCCTCACCGACCTCGATTGCGACCCCGACACCCAGATCCGGACCTCGTATCTCGGGCTCCTCCTCGATGCCGACGCCGACTCGCCACCCACCGAGGATAACTGA
- a CDS encoding methionine adenosyltransferase has protein sequence MTQRNVSIEGLDRPAAEETAVEIVERKGIGHPDSLCDGIAESVSQALASAYLDRVGRVLHYNTDETQLVAGTAAPAFGGGEVVEPIYILVVGRATSEFEGTTIPTEPIALEAAREYLETHVPELEVGTDVVVDAKLGEGSGDLRGVFDESGVPMANDTSYGVGHAPLSETETIVHTVENRLNGEYAADHPYLGPDIKVMGKREGETIDVTVAAAMIDTYLTDVDAYASAVTDVREYVTGIAEEHTDREVTVHVNTADDYETDSIYLTTTGTSAEQGDDGSVGRGNRANGLITPNRSMSMEATSGKNPVNHIGKIYNLLSTDIAENVVEEVDGIAELRIKLLSQIGRPIDQPHVADVRVATEAGVALGDVENEIDRIVDRELADVTGLTERVIDGEIATF, from the coding sequence ATGACCCAGCGAAACGTCAGTATCGAGGGACTCGACCGGCCGGCGGCGGAGGAGACCGCCGTCGAGATCGTCGAACGAAAGGGGATCGGCCACCCCGACTCGCTGTGTGACGGGATCGCCGAGAGCGTCTCACAGGCGCTCGCCTCGGCCTACCTCGACCGCGTCGGGCGGGTGCTCCACTACAACACCGACGAGACCCAGCTCGTCGCCGGCACCGCCGCGCCCGCCTTCGGCGGCGGCGAGGTGGTCGAACCCATCTACATCCTCGTCGTCGGCCGGGCGACCTCAGAGTTCGAGGGGACCACGATCCCCACCGAGCCCATCGCACTCGAAGCCGCCCGCGAGTACCTCGAAACCCACGTCCCCGAACTCGAGGTCGGCACCGACGTCGTGGTCGACGCCAAACTCGGCGAGGGCAGCGGCGACCTCCGCGGCGTGTTCGACGAATCGGGGGTGCCGATGGCGAACGACACCAGCTACGGCGTGGGCCACGCACCGCTCTCGGAGACCGAGACCATCGTCCACACCGTCGAGAACAGGCTCAACGGCGAGTACGCCGCCGACCATCCCTATCTGGGTCCCGACATCAAGGTGATGGGCAAGCGCGAGGGTGAGACGATCGACGTCACGGTGGCGGCGGCGATGATCGACACCTACCTCACCGACGTCGACGCCTACGCGAGCGCGGTGACCGACGTCCGGGAGTACGTCACCGGGATCGCCGAGGAACACACCGACCGCGAGGTCACCGTCCACGTCAACACCGCCGACGACTACGAGACGGACTCGATCTACCTCACGACCACGGGCACGAGCGCCGAACAGGGCGACGACGGCTCCGTGGGGCGGGGCAACCGCGCGAACGGGCTGATCACGCCCAACCGCTCGATGTCGATGGAGGCCACCTCCGGGAAGAACCCCGTCAACCACATCGGGAAGATCTACAACCTCCTCTCGACCGACATCGCCGAGAACGTCGTCGAGGAGGTCGACGGCATCGCGGAACTCCGGATCAAACTCCTCTCGCAGATCGGCCGGCCGATCGACCAGCCCCACGTCGCCGACGTCCGGGTCGCCACCGAGGCGGGCGTCGCGCTCGGCGACGTCGAGAACGAGATCGACCGGATCGTCGACCGCGAACTCGCCGACGTCACCGGGCTGACCGAACGGGTGATCGACGGCGAGATAGCCACGTTCTGA
- a CDS encoding helix-turn-helix domain-containing protein, with the protein MSNAQVVRGEIPAEEFALYEALRSLPDVEFEIERVVQSGDDAVMPLVWVRGAEADAVGEALEADPSTRDISLLSTFENEQLYRMQWVSEVEVVLQMITNSAATVMDALGKNGRWHLRVLYPDQESLTMTNDFVEENGLTFDVKAIRQMQGKPVGRYGLTEAQFEALDAALDAGYFAIPRETSLSELADRLEISHQALSERLRRATAALVEDALIPGAAGVLDERE; encoded by the coding sequence ATGAGCAACGCACAGGTCGTCAGGGGGGAGATACCCGCCGAGGAGTTCGCGCTCTACGAGGCGCTGCGGTCGCTGCCGGACGTCGAGTTCGAGATCGAACGGGTGGTCCAGAGCGGCGACGACGCGGTCATGCCGCTGGTGTGGGTTCGCGGGGCGGAGGCCGACGCGGTCGGCGAGGCGCTGGAAGCCGACCCGAGCACCCGCGACATCTCCCTGCTCTCGACGTTCGAGAACGAACAGCTCTACCGGATGCAGTGGGTCTCCGAGGTCGAGGTCGTCCTCCAGATGATCACCAACTCCGCCGCGACGGTGATGGACGCCCTCGGCAAGAACGGCCGATGGCATCTCCGGGTGCTCTATCCCGACCAGGAGTCGCTCACGATGACCAACGACTTCGTCGAGGAGAACGGCTTGACCTTCGACGTGAAGGCTATCCGACAGATGCAGGGGAAACCGGTGGGTCGCTACGGGCTCACCGAGGCCCAGTTCGAGGCGCTCGACGCCGCCCTCGATGCCGGCTACTTCGCGATCCCGCGCGAGACCAGCCTGAGCGAACTCGCCGACCGACTCGAGATCTCCCACCAGGCGCTCTCCGAACGACTCCGTCGCGCGACCGCGGCCCTCGTCGAGGACGCCCTGATCCCCGGCGCGGCCGGGGTGCTCGACGAACGGGAGTGA
- a CDS encoding DUF2797 domain-containing protein, protein MQIVGYASLDPALFVAEAGSVERMDLAPGTELAYTLGERHCAGTTTDDGTHHPCERPRAPYCELHTTPWSVANNADSEEEHAVYLAGFTPRTFKVGVTRSWRLDTRLREQGADRAAHVLTTSDGRAARDRETQISTEYGVTERVRVATKIRGLAEPFDEAAWEALLDPFEVHETFAFEYGLELGERPVAETLLCGTVVGMKGRVLLLSYRGTTYAVDCRDLVGYDLESGAPDRDLQASLGGFG, encoded by the coding sequence GTGCAGATCGTCGGCTACGCGTCGCTCGACCCCGCGCTGTTCGTCGCCGAGGCGGGGTCGGTGGAGCGGATGGACCTCGCCCCCGGCACAGAGCTCGCCTACACCCTCGGCGAGCGCCACTGTGCGGGAACGACGACCGACGACGGGACTCATCACCCCTGCGAGCGCCCGCGTGCGCCCTACTGCGAACTCCACACCACGCCGTGGTCGGTGGCGAACAACGCCGACTCCGAGGAGGAGCACGCGGTCTACCTCGCGGGTTTCACCCCGCGGACGTTCAAGGTGGGCGTCACGCGCTCGTGGCGGCTCGACACCCGTCTCCGCGAACAGGGTGCCGACCGGGCCGCTCACGTTCTCACTACGTCCGACGGCCGAGCGGCACGTGACCGCGAGACACAGATATCGACGGAGTACGGGGTTACCGAGCGGGTTCGCGTGGCGACCAAGATCCGAGGACTCGCCGAGCCGTTCGACGAGGCGGCGTGGGAGGCGCTGCTCGATCCCTTCGAGGTCCACGAGACGTTCGCGTTCGAGTACGGCCTCGAACTCGGGGAGCGACCGGTGGCCGAAACCCTCCTCTGTGGCACTGTTGTGGGAATGAAGGGCCGCGTTCTGCTTCTGTCCTACCGGGGAACCACCTACGCCGTCGACTGTCGGGACCTCGTGGGCTACGACCTCGAATCGGGCGCGCCCGACCGCGACCTCCAGGCGAGCCTCGGCGGGTTCGGCTGA
- the epsC gene encoding serine O-acetyltransferase EpsC, with protein sequence MIGLGKRIREDIETALAKDPAAKSALEVVLAYPGLHALWAHRLGHAAWERDFHLTARLISHLARFLTGVEIHPGADIGRRCFIDHGAGVVVGETTDIGDDVMLYQGVTLGGDSLADEKRHPTLEDGATIGANATLLGPIVIGENASVGAGSVVLESVPPNCTAVGNPAKLVGRCAEDESIELGTGFPE encoded by the coding sequence ATGATCGGTCTGGGAAAACGGATCCGAGAGGACATCGAGACGGCGCTGGCGAAGGACCCGGCGGCGAAGTCGGCCCTCGAAGTCGTGCTCGCGTATCCGGGGCTTCACGCGCTCTGGGCCCACCGTCTCGGCCACGCCGCGTGGGAGCGGGACTTCCACCTCACCGCACGGCTGATATCGCACCTCGCCCGGTTCCTCACCGGGGTCGAGATCCACCCCGGGGCCGACATCGGCCGGCGGTGTTTCATCGACCACGGCGCGGGCGTGGTGGTCGGCGAGACGACCGACATCGGCGACGACGTGATGCTCTATCAGGGCGTCACGCTCGGCGGTGACTCGCTGGCGGACGAAAAGCGCCATCCGACGCTCGAAGACGGCGCGACGATCGGCGCGAACGCCACCCTACTGGGTCCGATCGTCATCGGCGAGAACGCGAGCGTCGGTGCGGGGTCCGTCGTCCTCGAATCCGTGCCGCCGAACTGCACCGCGGTCGGCAACCCCGCGAAACTCGTCGGTCGCTGTGCGGAGGACGAATCGATCGAACTCGGGACCGGCTTCCCGGAGTAA